A stretch of DNA from Brevibacillus ruminantium:
CGGTTGGCGGCAGAGCAGCACCAGCTGGAAAAAGCGGACCTGTGACAGGAGAGTCAAACAGTTTTTCCGCGTTCGAGATGCCTTGACTCTGACCTAGGAGGAGCCATTATGCTGTGAACAGAAAGGAGTGAAATGAAAATGCTCTACACGGTAAAAGAGATAGCTGCCCTGTCGAATGTAACGGTAAAGACTTTGCATCACTATCATTCCATCGGGCTGCTGCTGCCATGTGAGATTAACGAAGCGGGGTACCGCCTGTATGGAACAAAAGAGCTGGAGCGTCTGCAGCATATTTTGTTTTACAAGGAACTTGATTTCCCGCTGGAAAAAATCAAACAGCTGCTTGAAGACGCCCCTGAACGGTTGTCCATTCTCGCCAGTCAGAAAGAGCTTTTGCTCGCCCGCAAGCAGCGGCTGGAAAGAGTCATTCAAACGCTGGACGAATCGATTGCACATGCAAAGAACGGTGAACAGATGAATCAGACAGAGATGTTCAAGGGGTTTTGTGACGAAGAGGAGTGGATGGAGGCACTGGCCGAACAAAAACGGTATTTGGAGGAGACCTATGACTTTTCCCTTCCGTCTATCGACTCGTCCGAGGTCCAGGCGATGAATGAAATGGCACGGGAAGCGAAGCGATTTACCGATGGAATGGCGGATTCTCTGGCGAAGGGCGTCAAATTTGATGATGAGAGTGTACACAGGCTGATTGCCGAGCATATCGCCTTCTTGAATCAGAGCGGACATCCGACCAGCCCCGCCGATTTTGCGGCACGAACGCGCTTTTTTCTGGATGACGACTTTCACCGAAAGATGCTTGAGGAACAGCAGACTGGTCTTGCTTACTATTTATCCACCGCTGCGGAATCGTTTGCAGTCAAAGAAAAAAGTACGACCGAAGTGAAAAAGTGCAACTGAAGTGAAAAAGTGCAACTGAAGTGAAAAAGTGCAACTGAAGTGAATAAACGCAACTGAAGTGAATAAACGCAACTGAAGTGAATAAACCGCCGCACCCTCTGATAGTTGCGGCGGCTTTCCATGCTTCTAAGCATCCCATGCAATATTCAAGGACATCCATCTATCGATTGAGCAAGAAGATCCCCCAAGACAGATACGCCGTGTACAAAGCCCACAGCAAACAGGGCATGAGCAGATAGGCCGCCACTCGTTTGCGGGGCCGGATCATTCTGATCAGCAGCCAGGTGGAATAAGCGACAAGCACGGTGTCTACCGCCGCTGGCAAGAGCAGATGCTTCTCAACGAAAAGCCAGGTAAACACCTGAATGACCGCCCAGTTGATAAAAAACAGCAGCAGGGTTTCCGCGTCCATTTGCCGACTTCTGGCTAATTGGACAATTGATAACGATATAAGTCCCCACACGACGGGGAAGAAGCTGGCAGGTGGAGTGCCTGGCGGTTTGGCAAGCGCCTCGTACCAGTCCCCACCCTCCGGATAAAGAAAGGTTGCCCATGAGTAAAGCGCATAGAGGGCGAAAAACAACAGCGCGGAGGTACCGATTTTCACCGCACATCCCATCCTTTGACATCTGACCTTCTTGCCATAGTTTATGAGACGTGCCTTCGTTTCATCACGATTTGTCCAACGGGATTTTAACCTAATTAGCCAGAAGTTCCCCACTTCTATAAGTGGTGGGATGAATGGCGTTTTTTGTGCCTGAATATGGTATAATCAGAACGTACATTCTTATCGAAAGGAGGATTCAACTTGCTCGCAACCACAGAAACGATCACTGTGATTCGAACAGAAAAGGTGTCCTTTCACGCTCATCCCCGCGTCATCGATGAACTTTTCGCCTGTAATCGCCTCTCGGCGGATGTATGGAATACCTGTTTGGAAGAAGCAGAAGAATACCATCTGGAAACTGGCAAGTGGATCGGGCAAACTGAGTTGCAGAAGAGAATCAAGCGGCGTTTCCCTCTCCATAGCCAATGTATCCAAGCCGTATGTCATAAGTATCTTCGTGCCCGGGATGGTGCTCATGCAGCAAAGAAAAACGGTCATTCGCACATCCGCTATCCGTACAAACGGAAAAAACACTTCAACACCCGTTGGGCGAAAGATGGGTTTACCATCCATGCAAATGGACGCATAGAGCTGAGTCGTGGGATATGGAAAGGGAAGCGTCAGATTCCGCTCGTTGTCTATGTCACCACTCTTCCCAAAGGAACCATCAAAGAAATTGAGTTGCTGTTTGATCGAAAGCTGATGCTAGCCGTAACGTATGAAGCAGAAGTCGAAAGCTCTACCGTTTCAGGAGAACATCGCTGTGCGATTGACCTTGGCGAAATCCATACCATTGCGGCGGTTGCGACGACAGGAAAGAGTGTGATCATTACCGGTCGGAAAGTACGAAGCATCCGGCGTCTTCGGAATAAGAAGCTCGCAGAGCTCCAACGAAAGATGTCCCACTGCCAAAGGTACAGCCGACAGTGGAAGAAATACAATCGGGCAAAGCAGTACCTTCTTTCCAAGAGTGAACGACAATTACGGGACGCTCTTCATAAAACCACCAAGCAATTTGTCGAGTGGGCTGCCTGGCAACAGGTGAATGAGGTCGTTGTAGGAAAGTTGGATGGCGTTGGACGACATACCTCCAAACGAAAAAAGAAGAAGGTACGCTCTCGCCGCCATAATCAACGAATGAGTCAATGGGCCTTTGGAAGAACCACAAGTTATTTAGGTTATAAGTTGCAAGTCAATCGGATCAAACTGAGAAAAGAAGAGGAGTCATTTACCTCGCAAACGTGTCCCGTTTGCACCCGGCGCAAGAAAGTATCGGGTAGAGTCTATCAATGCAAGTGCGGCTATACGCAACATCGTGATATCCACGGTGCCGGGAACTTTTTGGCCAAGGTTTGGTATGGGGGGATTCAACAACTTCCTTTTCCCATCTTACCGCCAATGTATCTACGGATTGCCTAGCGCAAGAAGTAGTAGATGGTCTGTCACGACCCTTGCCGAAAGGCATGTTGCTGATTATCTGTCAGCCTAGACGTGCCATCGCCTCCTCCCTTGGAGATGGAAAACGCTCGAACGGGCGCTTGCTACGATAGCGTTGCCAGTTAGATCAGAAACCCCCACCTCAACGTAAAGCGTAGGTGGAGGGAGTGTTCATCGAGCTCCGGCTTTGATCAGCATCTCCTCGATTTCCCGGTATCCGCGCTTTTTCGCATGGACAAGCGGCGTAACCCCGTCCTTGTCGGGAATATTCACGTCGGCTCCGTGGTCGATCAGCAGCTGAACGATTTTCTGGTGGGCCTCTCCCCCGTCGCTGAGCACGATCGCTTCCATCAGCGCTGTCCAGCCCAGGTTGTTCACGTGATTGACATTTACGCCAGAGCGGGCGAGTAGCTCCTGTACAACCTCTACATGCCCTCTTTCCGACGCCGGGATCAGGGCTATCCCGCCGTATCTGTTCGTCAGCTTGGGATCGGCACCAGCATCAATAGCCAGCTTGACGATATCCAGGAGTCCCTCTGCGCCCGCATACAAAAACACGTTGTCCAAACGGTTGTCCCGGATATTCATATCAGCCCCGGCATCGATGAGCGCTTTGACCGTTTCTGTGTGATTGCCATGTGTGGCTGCGAGCACCGCCGTCCGTCCTTTTTCATCCGTAGCGTTGATGTCCGCACCTTTTTTGAGCAGCTCCAGCACCGCAGCAGTTTCACCTTTTTCCGCCGCCTTGATTAGCTCCTGTCCCATATTTTCCTGCACCACTTTTTGCGCACTCTCCTTTGCAATATTCTGTGCATGATGTAGAACTTCCCCTGTGCTGGCAGGCTCCTCGCAGCCTGCCAGAATCAAAAATGAAGAAAAGAAAGTCATTGCCAGGCGGATCACAAATCCTCCCCCTCCCTTTGCACGTTCTCTTC
This window harbors:
- a CDS encoding ankyrin repeat domain-containing protein — protein: MIRLAMTFFSSFLILAGCEEPASTGEVLHHAQNIAKESAQKVVQENMGQELIKAAEKGETAAVLELLKKGADINATDEKGRTAVLAATHGNHTETVKALIDAGADMNIRDNRLDNVFLYAGAEGLLDIVKLAIDAGADPKLTNRYGGIALIPASERGHVEVVQELLARSGVNVNHVNNLGWTALMEAIVLSDGGEAHQKIVQLLIDHGADVNIPDKDGVTPLVHAKKRGYREIEEMLIKAGAR
- a CDS encoding MerR family transcriptional regulator, whose translation is MLYTVKEIAALSNVTVKTLHHYHSIGLLLPCEINEAGYRLYGTKELERLQHILFYKELDFPLEKIKQLLEDAPERLSILASQKELLLARKQRLERVIQTLDESIAHAKNGEQMNQTEMFKGFCDEEEWMEALAEQKRYLEETYDFSLPSIDSSEVQAMNEMAREAKRFTDGMADSLAKGVKFDDESVHRLIAEHIAFLNQSGHPTSPADFAARTRFFLDDDFHRKMLEEQQTGLAYYLSTAAESFAVKEKSTTEVKKCN
- a CDS encoding RNA-guided endonuclease InsQ/TnpB family protein, with the protein product MLATTETITVIRTEKVSFHAHPRVIDELFACNRLSADVWNTCLEEAEEYHLETGKWIGQTELQKRIKRRFPLHSQCIQAVCHKYLRARDGAHAAKKNGHSHIRYPYKRKKHFNTRWAKDGFTIHANGRIELSRGIWKGKRQIPLVVYVTTLPKGTIKEIELLFDRKLMLAVTYEAEVESSTVSGEHRCAIDLGEIHTIAAVATTGKSVIITGRKVRSIRRLRNKKLAELQRKMSHCQRYSRQWKKYNRAKQYLLSKSERQLRDALHKTTKQFVEWAAWQQVNEVVVGKLDGVGRHTSKRKKKKVRSRRHNQRMSQWAFGRTTSYLGYKLQVNRIKLRKEEESFTSQTCPVCTRRKKVSGRVYQCKCGYTQHRDIHGAGNFLAKVWYGGIQQLPFPILPPMYLRIA
- a CDS encoding TspO/MBR family protein is translated as MKIGTSALLFFALYALYSWATFLYPEGGDWYEALAKPPGTPPASFFPVVWGLISLSIVQLARSRQMDAETLLLFFINWAVIQVFTWLFVEKHLLLPAAVDTVLVAYSTWLLIRMIRPRKRVAAYLLMPCLLWALYTAYLSWGIFLLNR